A region from the Rosa rugosa chromosome 6, drRosRugo1.1, whole genome shotgun sequence genome encodes:
- the LOC133717810 gene encoding ATPase GET3A, producing MAASDLPEGTLQNVLEQETLKWVFVGGKGGVGKTTCSSILSILLASVRSSVLIISTDPAHNLSDAFQQKFTKTPTLVNGFPNLYAMEVDPTVEHEDIGGENGMDSLVSELANAIPGIDEAMSFAEMLKLVQTMDYSVIVFDTAPTGHTLRLLQFPSTLEKGLAKVMSLKNKFGGLMSQMTRLFGVDDEFGEDAILGKLESMKEVIEQVNKQFKDPDLTTFVCVCIPEFLSLYETERLVQELAKFEIDTHNIIINQVLYDEEDSQSKLLKARMRMQQKYLDQFYMLYDDFNITKLPLLPEEVTGVEALKAFSRHFLTPYQPSTSTVESLEQRVSTLRQQLKDTEAELERLRKGKQKA from the exons ATGGCAGCCTCTGATTTACCAGAGGGGACTCTTCAGAACGTACTGGAGCAAGAGACCCTCAAGTGGGTCTTCGTTGGCGGCAAAGGTGGGGTTGGCAAAACGACGTGTAGCTCAATCCTCTCGATCCTTCTCGCCAGTGTCAGATCCTCTGTTTTGATTATCTCCACCGACCCTGCTCACAATCTCAGCGATGCTTTTCAGCAAAAGTTCACCAAGACTCCAACTTTGGTTAATGGGTTCCCCAATCTGTATGCTATG GAAGTGGATCCTACCGTTGAGCATGAAGACATTGGTGGAGAGAATGGAATGGATAGTTTGGTTTCGGAGCTAGCAAATGCTATTCCAGGGATTGATGAGGCCATGAGCTTTGCAGAGATGTTAAA ATTGGTTCAAACAATGGATTATTCTGTTATTGTATTTGACACTGCACCGACTGGTCATACGCTTCGGCTATTGCAGTTTCCATCGACATTGGAGAAAGGTCTTGCAAAAGTGATGTCTTTGAAAAATAAATTTGGCGGTTTAATGAGTCAG ATGACCCGCCTCTTTGGTGTTgatgatgaatttggagaggaTGCGATTTTAGGAAAGCTTGAGAGCATGAAAGAAGTAATAGAGCAAGTTAATAAGCAATTCAAAGACCCG GACTTGACAACATTCGTTTGTGTTTGCATTCCTGAATTCCTGTCTCTCTATGAAACAGAGAGACTGGTGCAGGAACTCGCCAAATTTGAGATAGATACGCACAATATTATCATTAACCAAGTACTTTATGATGAAGAAG ACTCGCAGTCCAAATTACTTAAAGCAAGAATGCGAATGCAACAAAAGTACCTTGACCAGTTCTACATGTTGTACGATGATTTTAACATAACCAAGCTCCCATTGCTGCCTGAAGAG GTTACTGGAGTGGAAGCTCTGAAAGCATTTTCACGCCATTTTCTGACACCGTATCAACCTTCCACCAGCACAGTGGAATCGTTAGAGCAAAGGGTGTCCACGCTAAGGCAGCAGTTGAAAGACACCGAAGCAGAGCTAGAAAGACTAAGAAAAGGAAAGCAAAAGGCCTGA
- the LOC133715309 gene encoding SPX domain-containing membrane protein At4g22990-like isoform X1, producing the protein MVAFGKKLRESQIQEWQEYYIDYKLLKKKLNRYTQQVEVGTENHLIVLKDFSRLLDCQIEKFVMFLLEQQGILASRLSNLREQYDSLLQQADGEKVCELREAYRSVGRDLLRILFFVEMNAIGLRKILKKFDKRFGFKFTNYYVKTRANHPYSQLRQVCKHVGIGAVVGAISRHLADLQDHRGSYISIYDQPALSHPDPVVDSIRTAVDRLSNSTSFLHYLGKHALIMQEEFPSSSEDPTDDSAYHFMSLLLNLANTFLYMVNTYIIVPTADRYTMTLGAAATVCGVVIGSMAVAQVFSSVYFSAWSNRSYMRPLVFSSIVLLVGNTLYALAYDLDSLSVLLIGRLFCGLGSARAVNRRYISDCVPLKLRMQASAGFVSASALGMACGPALACLFQTDFKIYKLTFNEATLPGWAMAIAWLVYLLWLWISFREPSRETKENVVRDESNSGRYIAGSPETEENALPEESNSGRFINISVDHNSTQPLLVNSNAKHQDEDGDEDCDNAEEDSKELQRPVNSIVSAYRLLTPSVKVQLLIYFMLKYAMEIVLAESSLITGYYFIWSTSSVAIFLACLGLTVLPVNVIVGSYISNIFEERQVLLASEVLVCIGILLSFHILNSYSLPQYVGSALLTFVSAEVLEGVNLSLLSRVMSSRLSRGTFNGGLLSTEAGTLARVVADGTITLAGYLGVSKVLNTTLVPSLFFCVCSIVATCFTYNSLY; encoded by the exons ATGGTTGCATTTGGGAAAAAGTTGAGAGAATCCCAGATTCAAGAATGGCAAGA ATACTATATTGACTATAAGTTGTTGAAGAAGAAACTAAATCGGTATACACAACAAGTTGAAGTTGGAACAGAGAATCACCTCATTGTTCTGAAGGACTTCTCTAGATTGTTAGATTGTCAG ATTGAAAAGTTTGTCATGTTTCTGCTGGAACAACAAGGAATTCTTGCAAGCAGGTTATCCAATCTCAGAGAACAGTATGATTCTCTTTTACAGCAGGCAGATGGAGAAAAAGTATGTGAACTACGAGAAGCATATCGATCAGTTGGTCGAGATCTCTTAAGAATTCTCTTTTTTGTTGAGATGAATGCCATTGGTTTGCGTAAGATATTGAAGAAGTTTGACAAGCGATTTGGGTTTAAATTTACCAATTACTATGTCAAAACCCGTGCAAATCATCCTTATTCCCAGTTACGACAAGTCTGTAAGCATGTG GGCATTGGAGCCGTTGTGGGAGCCATATCTCGACACCTCGCGGACCTTCAAGATCATCGTGGGAGCTACATATCAATATATGATCAGCCTGCTTTATCCCACCCG GATCCTGTTGTTGATTCTATTAGAACAGCAGTGGACAGGTTGTCAAACTCGACGAGTTTCCTCCATTATTTGGGAAAACATGCGCTTATTATGCAGGAGGAGTTTCCAAGTTCATCTGAGGATCCTACTGATGACAGCGCATATCATTTCATGTCACTTCTCTTAAATTTGGCAAATACATTTCTCTATATGGTCAATACATATATAATTGTCCCAACAGCTGACAGATACACCATGACCCTTGGAGCCGCAGCAACGGTCTGTGGTGTTGTGATTGGGTCAATGGCAGTTGCCCAGGTGTTTTCTTCAGTTTATTTCAGCGCATGGTCAAATAGATCATACATGAGACCACTTGTATTCAGTAGCATTGTTCTTCTTGTGGGAAATACCCTATATGCACTGGCGTATGATCTTGATTCATTATCAGTACTTCTGATTGGTCGACTCTTCTGTGG GTTAGGTTCTGCAAGAGCGGTTAACCGGCGTTATATCAGTGATTGTGTACCCCTTAAATTGCGAATGCAAGCTTCTGCTGGTTTTGTGAGTGCTAGTGCACTCGGAATGGCATGTGGTCCTGCTCTTGCTTGTTTATTCCAAACTGATTTCAAGATTTACAAGTTGACATTCAACGAAGCCACATTACCTGGTTGGGCCATGGCTATTGCATGGCTTGTATATTTGCTGTGGTTGTGGATTTCTTTTAGAGAGCCTTCTCGtgaaactaaagaaaatgttgtgcGAGACGAATCTAATTCTG GAAGGTATATAGCTGGTTCTCCTGAAACTGAAGAAAATGCCTTGCCAGAGGAATCTAATTCTG GGAGGTTTATAAATATTTCTGTGGACCATAATTCTACACAACCATTACTGGTGAACTCCAACGCTAAGCATCAAGATGAAGATGGAGACGAAGATTGTGATAATGCTGAAGAAGATTCCAAAGAACTCCAGAGGCCAGTCAATTCAATTGTGTCAGCATATAGATTACTTACACCATCAGTAAAG GTTCAACTACTTATATATTTTATGCTCAAATATGCTATGGAGATTGTACTTGCTGAGTCGAGTCTCATCACTGGATATTATTTTATTTGGTCAACTAGCAGTGTGGCAATCTTTCTTGCATGTCTTGGGCTAACAGTGCTTCCAGTCAATGTTATTGTTGGGAGCTATATCAGCAACATATTTGAAGAAAG GCAGGTTCTATTGGCCTCTGAAGTTCTGGTGTGCATAGGTATACTACTGAGCTTCCACATATTGAACTCTTACTCTCTGCCTCAATATGTCGGCTCAGCCCTTCTAACTTTCGTGTCAGCTGAAGTCCTTGAAG GTGTGAACTTATCACTCCTATCTCGCGTCATGTCATCAAGGCTTTCTCGTGGGACTTTCAATGGCGGATTGCTTTCAACTGAGGCAGGGACCCTGGCCCGGGTAGTTGCAGATGGAACAATAACCCTAGCTGGGTATTTAGGTGTGAGCAAGGTCTTGAATACCACTTTGGTTCCTTCTCTGTTCTTCTGTGTCTGTTCCATTGTTGCCACCTGCTTCACCTACAACTCTCTCTACTAA
- the LOC133716630 gene encoding putative B3 domain-containing protein At1g78640: MEEKPSKTLNLIDKLMHAAESPSTASSSRTKLKKKRDPVVECDDAQNLHTLSEGSARPSACHHIDEQVARDPALYKIKKKLTLSDLGNLSRLLVPKEMVKKHVLPSVDADFVQRLESKAGKQVTVKDSDKETEHQLTFRYLRSSKSYVFNGNWMEIVKGRDLKKDDEIGLYWDTLNSKFHFSLLKVASQESQAADEVTRVHQQ; the protein is encoded by the exons ATGGAAGAGAAGCCCTCAAAAACCCTCAATTTGATCGACAAGTTAATGCATGCAGCAGAATCGCCCTCAACTGCTAGTAGTAGCAGAACCA agttgaagaagaaacgTGACCCAGTAGTGGAATGTGATGATGCTCAGAACCTTCATACACTTAGTGAAGGGAGCGCTAGGCCGAGTGCTTGTCATCATATTGATGAGCAGGTGGCTCGTGACCCAGCCTTatacaaaataaagaagaagtTGACTCTAAGTGACCTTGGAAACTTGAGCAGGCTCTTGGTGCCGAAAGAGATGGTCAAGAAACATGTTCTGCCTTCGGTGGATGCCGACTTTGTACAAAGACTCGAGAGCAAAGCCGGTAAACAAGTTACGGTTAAAGACTCTGACAAAGAGACCGAGCATCAATTAACTTTTAGATACTTGAGGTCGTCGAAGAGTTATGTTTTCAATGGAAATTGGATGGAAATCGTGAAGGGAAGAGATTTGAAGAAGGATGATGAAATTGGACTTTACTGGGACACTCTCAATTCCAAGTTCCACTTTTCTCTTCTGAAAGTTGCAAGCCAAGAAAGCCAAGCTGCCGATGAAGTTACTCGTGTTCATCAACAATGA
- the LOC133718084 gene encoding uncharacterized protein LOC133718084 has protein sequence MMTPRQVSEDRGSPQHFRHTPLQVIHVVGNFLRIWSIYSLYRYLSQTGASVVLFLFICLIPASILFLILQKPWKGRPLSNTQVVPSIINGGITALYFILWGKGLKSCGPLRAIMAEYSGAILGVLSAVLYGRKGHAWKKIGGLIAMVASFYFLSQGWATETYSPFSFKDNVDTEVQPEQVLGMKEMAIPIFAGILSALRRVIARRVSLKNQLKRRLHALTIASATCFMFPIAMWDVIIGSASSSSNKMPFSTWAFLSTILFGVILIFYVDSIAEERLHMVFSSPKHLMVAGGCIIVMETVYKLDFSLPGFLICCIVLGFGIYEATSLERGRKDSFQKPDSSDGILGDEIQMSALPT, from the exons ATGATGACTCCAAGGCAAGTTTCTGAAGATCGAGGATCTCCGCAACATTTCAG GCACACTCCTTTGCAAGTAATCCATGTTGTTGGAAATTTCTTGAGAATATGGTCAATTTACTCCCTGTACCGTTACTTGTCTCAGACGGGGGCTTCAGTTGTACTATTTCTCTTCATTTGTCTGATCCCAGCATCCATCCTATTTCTAATTTTGCAGAAGCCTTGGAAGGGCAGGCCACTCTCAAATACACAG GTGGTTCCTTCTATTATAAATGGTGGTATAACAGCTCTGTACTTTATTTTGTGGGGAAAAGGCCTCAAATCATGTGGACCTCTTAG AGCTATAATGGCAGAGTATTCTGGTGCTATCCTTGGAGTACTCTCTGCAGTATTATATGGGCGGAAGGGTCACGCTTGGAAAAAG ATAGGCGGGCTTATTGCAATGGTGGCGTCTTTCTACTTCTTATCTCAAGGGTGGGCCACGGAAACATACTCTCCATTCT CATTTAAAGATAACGTTGATACTGAGGTTCAGCCAGAACAGGTGTTAGGTATGAAAGAGATGGCAATTCCAATCTTTGCAGGAATCTTATCAGCATTGAGGAGGGTGATTGCAAGGCGTGTTTCATTGAAG AATCAACTTAAAAGGCGACTTCATGCTCTAACTATTGCCTCTGCAACATGCTTCATGTTTCCTATTGCCATGTGGGATGTAATCATA GGATCAGCTTCTAGCAGCAGCAATAAGATGCCATTCTCTACTTGGGCTTTTCTAAGCACCATTCTTTTTGGAGTTATCTTGATATTCTATGTTGATAGTATCGCGGAAGAGAG ATTACACATGGTTTTCTCTTCTCCAAAGCATTTGATGGTAGCTGGAGGATGCATAATCGTGATGGAAACGGTGTACAAATTGGACTTTTCTCTTCCAGGATTCCTAATTTGCTGCATAGTTTTGGGCTTTG GGATATACGAAGCAACTTCTTTGGAACGTGGTAGAAAAGATTCTTTCCAAAAGCCTGATTCATCGGATGGGATTTTGGGAGATGAAATTCAGATGTCTGCACTTCCAACTTGA
- the LOC133718590 gene encoding B3 domain-containing transcription factor VRN1-like, translating into MSKAYSPPKRRVSQANSVMGSCSRRREDEDSEFPGFYKCVDYSVLQKGKLKIPQDFCEKFEVKVPHQCHLQTFSGSWRVDLKRISGEFFFKKGWREFVVGNRLNLGEYVVFHYFGHAKFDVEIYGHNRCSKKSDRLHDVTIVDSDSDCEPQNTEISLESEIECARELGRRTHFSRRGRARNLATISRSGNPCFSVQMCQTHVTKGPLLTPRSFMRNIYKPKKVELQVGNMSWDVNWIHLYQRSSRFSGGWLQFVKQNGLQEGDICDFELISKTFEVAVMKVLIRKV; encoded by the exons ATGAGCAAAGCTTATTCACCCCCAAAGAGAAGAGTTAGCCAAGCCAACTCTGTGATGGGTTCTTGCAGCAGAAGAAGAGAGGATGAAGACTCTGAATTTCCAGGCTTTTACAAGTGTGTTGATTACTCTGTTCTTCAAAAAGGGAAGCTT AAAATCCCCCAAGATTTTTGTGAGAAGTTTGAAGTAAAGGTACCTCATCAGTGCCATCTTCAAACTTTTTCTGGATCTTGGCGTGTTGATTTGAAGAGGATTAGTGGAGAGTTCTTCTTCAAAAAGGGTTGGAGGGAATTTGTAGTTGGAAATCGTTTGAACCTCGGTGAATATGTTGTCTTTCATTACTTTGGACATGCAAAGTTCGATGTTGAGATCTATGGACACAATCGCTGCAGTAAGAAAAGTGACAGGCTTCATGATGTTACAATTGTTGACTCTGATTCTGATTGTGAACCGCAAAACACTGAAATAAGCTTGGAGTCTGAAATTGAGTGTGCTA GGGAATTGGGTCGTCGAACACATTTTTCAAGGAGAGGTAGAGCTCGTAACCTAGCCACCATAAGCCGTTCTGGAAATCCTTGCTTCAGTGTCCAGATGTGCCAAACTCATGTGACCAAGGGACCATTG CTCACACCAAGGAGCTTCATGAGGAACATCTACAAGCCAAAGAAAGTCGAGCTTCAAGTTGGAAACATGTCCTGGGATGTGAACTGGATCCATCTTTACCAGAGATCTAGTAGGTTCAGTGGAGGTTGGCTACAGTTTGTGAAACAGAATGGGTTGCAAGAGGGAGATATCTGTGACTTTGAGCTGATTTCAAAGACATTTGAGGTTGCAGTGATGAAGGTTTTGATTAGGAAAGTGTAG
- the LOC133715309 gene encoding SPX domain-containing membrane protein At4g22990-like isoform X2 — protein MSKPVQIILIPSYDKSVSMWALEPLWEPYLDTSRTFKIIVGATYQYMISLLYPTRFTLTSIEDPVVDSIRTAVDRLSNSTSFLHYLGKHALIMQEEFPSSSEDPTDDSAYHFMSLLLNLANTFLYMVNTYIIVPTADRYTMTLGAAATVCGVVIGSMAVAQVFSSVYFSAWSNRSYMRPLVFSSIVLLVGNTLYALAYDLDSLSVLLIGRLFCGLGSARAVNRRYISDCVPLKLRMQASAGFVSASALGMACGPALACLFQTDFKIYKLTFNEATLPGWAMAIAWLVYLLWLWISFREPSRETKENVVRDESNSGRYIAGSPETEENALPEESNSGRFINISVDHNSTQPLLVNSNAKHQDEDGDEDCDNAEEDSKELQRPVNSIVSAYRLLTPSVKVQLLIYFMLKYAMEIVLAESSLITGYYFIWSTSSVAIFLACLGLTVLPVNVIVGSYISNIFEERQVLLASEVLVCIGILLSFHILNSYSLPQYVGSALLTFVSAEVLEGVNLSLLSRVMSSRLSRGTFNGGLLSTEAGTLARVVADGTITLAGYLGVSKVLNTTLVPSLFFCVCSIVATCFTYNSLY, from the exons ATGTCAAAACCCGTGCAAATCATCCTTATTCCCAGTTACGACAAGTCTGTAAGCATGTG GGCATTGGAGCCGTTGTGGGAGCCATATCTCGACACCTCGCGGACCTTCAAGATCATCGTGGGAGCTACATATCAATATATGATCAGCCTGCTTTATCCCACCCGGTTTACTCTTACATCCATTGAA GATCCTGTTGTTGATTCTATTAGAACAGCAGTGGACAGGTTGTCAAACTCGACGAGTTTCCTCCATTATTTGGGAAAACATGCGCTTATTATGCAGGAGGAGTTTCCAAGTTCATCTGAGGATCCTACTGATGACAGCGCATATCATTTCATGTCACTTCTCTTAAATTTGGCAAATACATTTCTCTATATGGTCAATACATATATAATTGTCCCAACAGCTGACAGATACACCATGACCCTTGGAGCCGCAGCAACGGTCTGTGGTGTTGTGATTGGGTCAATGGCAGTTGCCCAGGTGTTTTCTTCAGTTTATTTCAGCGCATGGTCAAATAGATCATACATGAGACCACTTGTATTCAGTAGCATTGTTCTTCTTGTGGGAAATACCCTATATGCACTGGCGTATGATCTTGATTCATTATCAGTACTTCTGATTGGTCGACTCTTCTGTGG GTTAGGTTCTGCAAGAGCGGTTAACCGGCGTTATATCAGTGATTGTGTACCCCTTAAATTGCGAATGCAAGCTTCTGCTGGTTTTGTGAGTGCTAGTGCACTCGGAATGGCATGTGGTCCTGCTCTTGCTTGTTTATTCCAAACTGATTTCAAGATTTACAAGTTGACATTCAACGAAGCCACATTACCTGGTTGGGCCATGGCTATTGCATGGCTTGTATATTTGCTGTGGTTGTGGATTTCTTTTAGAGAGCCTTCTCGtgaaactaaagaaaatgttgtgcGAGACGAATCTAATTCTG GAAGGTATATAGCTGGTTCTCCTGAAACTGAAGAAAATGCCTTGCCAGAGGAATCTAATTCTG GGAGGTTTATAAATATTTCTGTGGACCATAATTCTACACAACCATTACTGGTGAACTCCAACGCTAAGCATCAAGATGAAGATGGAGACGAAGATTGTGATAATGCTGAAGAAGATTCCAAAGAACTCCAGAGGCCAGTCAATTCAATTGTGTCAGCATATAGATTACTTACACCATCAGTAAAG GTTCAACTACTTATATATTTTATGCTCAAATATGCTATGGAGATTGTACTTGCTGAGTCGAGTCTCATCACTGGATATTATTTTATTTGGTCAACTAGCAGTGTGGCAATCTTTCTTGCATGTCTTGGGCTAACAGTGCTTCCAGTCAATGTTATTGTTGGGAGCTATATCAGCAACATATTTGAAGAAAG GCAGGTTCTATTGGCCTCTGAAGTTCTGGTGTGCATAGGTATACTACTGAGCTTCCACATATTGAACTCTTACTCTCTGCCTCAATATGTCGGCTCAGCCCTTCTAACTTTCGTGTCAGCTGAAGTCCTTGAAG GTGTGAACTTATCACTCCTATCTCGCGTCATGTCATCAAGGCTTTCTCGTGGGACTTTCAATGGCGGATTGCTTTCAACTGAGGCAGGGACCCTGGCCCGGGTAGTTGCAGATGGAACAATAACCCTAGCTGGGTATTTAGGTGTGAGCAAGGTCTTGAATACCACTTTGGTTCCTTCTCTGTTCTTCTGTGTCTGTTCCATTGTTGCCACCTGCTTCACCTACAACTCTCTCTACTAA
- the LOC133716629 gene encoding zinc finger BED domain-containing protein RICESLEEPER 1-like has protein sequence MDSDWKLHKRIINFCTITSHKGEEIGRVIEQCLRQWEITKVFTITVDNASANDLAVAYMKRRLTSYKTLIFEGEFLHLRCACHIINLIVKDGLKELQDGIAAIWNCAKYVRSSSSRLDKFREFAVLEQCRANANVPLDVITRWNSTYLMLEAALKYEAVFGRMGEEDCNFKAYFDETDKNGKPRVGPPSSEDWRNAEAFCLFLKKFYEATVKLSAWKKITANILFVEMVTLQTEIDKAIIAEDPILKRVATSMKAKFNKYWGSFESVNKIIMIANVLDPRYKLQWAKVAMQKVNASYETIHSIQGDLKKILLKMYDEYKANEGSNEAEPYMGEDLGFEGDDLENLDEVSKQIARERMAEQSQCIRNEVDQYLSDS, from the exons ATGGATAGTGACTGGAAATTGCACAAAAGGATCATCAACTTTTGTACAATTACTAGTCACAAAGGAGAGGAGATTGGAAGGGTAATAGAGCAGTGTTTGAGGCAATGGGAGATCACCAAAGTGTTTACAATCACAGTAGACAATGCTAGTGCTAATGACTTAGCTGTGGCATACATGAAGAGAAGGTTGACCAGTTACAAGACTTTGATATTTGAGGGAGAGTTTTTACATTTAAGATGTGCATGCCACATTATAAATTTGATAGTTAAGGATGGTCTGAAGGAGTTACAAGATGGGATTGCTGCTATATGGAACTGTGCCAAGTATGTTAGGAGTTCATCAAGTCGTCTTGACAAGTTCAGGGAGTTTGCTGTTTTGGAACAGTGCAGGGCAAATGCCAATGTTCCATTAGATGTAATCACAAGATGGAACAGCACATACCTCATGCTTGAAGCTGCACTTAAGTATGAAGCTGTGTTCGGCAGAATGGGTGAAGAAGACTGCAATTTTAAAGCTTATTTCGACGAAACGGACAAAAATGGCAAACCTAGGGTTGGACCACCATCTAGTGAGGATTGGAGGAATGCAGAagcattttgtttgtttttgaagaAGTTTTATGAAGCTACTGTGAAGCTGAGCGCTTGGAAGAAGATCACTGCAAATATATTATTTGTTGAAATGGTTACATTGCAAACTGAGATTGACAAGGCTATCATTGCAGAAGACCCTATTTTGAAGAGGGTTGCCACTTCAATGAAGGCCAAGTTCAACAAATATTGGGGAAGCTTCGAATCGGTGAACAAGATAATCATGATAGCTAATGTTCTTGACCCAAGATACAAGCTGCAGTGGGCTAAAGTAGCAATGCAAAAAGTCAATGCAAGCTATGAGACAATTCATTCAATACAAGGGGACTTAAAGAAAATTTTGCTGAAGATGTATGATGAATACAAAGCCAATGAAGGCAGCAACGAAGCTGAACCGTACATGGGAGAAGATCTAGGATTCGAAGGGGATGACTTGGAGAATCTTGATGAAGTCAGCAAGCAAATAGCAAGGGAGAGGATGGCAGAGCAGTCACAATGCATACGAAATGAGGTTGATCAGTATTTATCGGATAG TTAG